The following is a genomic window from Bacillus sp. V2I10.
GATCAGGATTGCATCCACCTGCTGATTTTTGATGCAGTCAAACAGTTCAAATATTCCGTCTCTCTCTATATCGTAGCCGCTGGCCTGCTCTTCAATCACTTTTACAATATTCATGCTGTGCTGCTCAGAAAGATTTATAAGCTCTTCCTTCTGTCTTAAAAGAGATGTTTCCTGTTCTTCTTTCACTGTGCTGACTCTGCAATAGATGATGGCGTTCAGTGTTCTCACTTCCCTATTTCTTGCTGGCTATTTGATTGACCTCATAATAGGCTGTTTTCTCTATTGGTATAAAGACTTGTTCACCAGGTTTAATGACTGCTGTCTCCATGCCGTTTTTTTCCTGTACCCACTCGACAAAATCTGTCTTAGAAAGATTGTGATGATCTTTAAATTGGTCAGCAATGCTCCAGATGCTGTCCCCTTCAGTAACTTCTATATTTACGTAGTGATCCATTCTGTCTTTTTCACCAGTATAAGACAAAGCAAAGACAGCGACAATAACGACGATAAAAAATGAGAGTAAATAAGAAAATGATTCTTTCAACATAATCCCCACCTCGAAATAGAATGTTTGTTCGTACTTTTGATATTTTCAGTATAATGAGAACAAACGTTTCTGTCAACGGATTTCTCGAACTTATGTTTGTATGCACAAGAAAAACATGCTATAATCAACATAAATTACAGGACGCGAGGTGCAAAAGATGACAAAATTATCAAAAAGACAGCAGGATATCTTAAA
Proteins encoded in this region:
- a CDS encoding LysM peptidoglycan-binding domain-containing protein encodes the protein MKESFSYLLSFFIVVIVAVFALSYTGEKDRMDHYVNIEVTEGDSIWSIADQFKDHHNLSKTDFVEWVQEKNGMETAVIKPGEQVFIPIEKTAYYEVNQIASKK